A window of the Eleutherodactylus coqui strain aEleCoq1 chromosome 8, aEleCoq1.hap1, whole genome shotgun sequence genome harbors these coding sequences:
- the BMPR2 gene encoding bone morphogenetic protein receptor type-2 isoform X2, with the protein MTVIIALASVSVLAVLIAVFFFIYRIFGEDRKQGLHSMNMMEAATSEPSLDLDNLKLLELIGRGRYGSVYKGSLDERPVAVKVFSFNNRQNFINERSIYRTPLLEHDNIAHFIVADERVTSDGRLEYLLVMEYYANGSLCKYLSVHTNDWLSSCRLAHSVTKGLAYLHTELLRGDHYKPAISHRDLNSRNVLVKSDGSCVISDFGLSMRLTGNRLVRPGDEDNAAISEVGTIRYMAPEVLEGAVNLRDCESALKQVDMYALGLIYWEIFMRCTDLFPGESVPEYQMAFQAEAGNHPTFEDMQVLVSREKQRPKFPEAWKENSLAVRSLKETIDDCWDQDAEARLTAQCAEERMAELMMIWERNKSVSPTINPTSTAVQNERNLSQSRRIPKIGPYPDYSSSSFIEDSVHNSDSILKNISSETSMSSTPLTSGEKNRNSINYERQQAQARLPSPETSVTSLSTNTTTTNTTGLTPSTGMTTISEVQHSDEAMHGMPPTGPTPVCLQLTEEDLETNKLDPKEVDKNLKESSDENLMEHSLKQFSGSDPLSSTSSNLFYPLIKLAVESTGQQDFTQAGNGQACLVQDVHPTQLYPLPKQQNLPKRPTTLPLNTKSSGKESRLKFGSKHKSNLKHVETGVAKMNTVSAAEPHVVTVTTSTIGGRTGYVNSQGPLVQNSNAALGPSTNSMAQRAQEMLQSQFRGEDSRLNINSSPDENEPLLRREQQVGQDESVLDRLVERRDRPSESRVNSNNNNNSSSQCILQDPGTQVAAVEHRPRHTRRAQRPNSLDLSNSSIMDNCSTQSETLSDSRAGSGEKIKKRVKTPYSLKRWRPSTWVIPTERQDCEVNNNGGSESFSHSKSSTAVYLIDGGTATAALSKDARMSCL; encoded by the exons AAGACCGTAAGCAAGGTCTTCACAGTATGAATATGATGGAAGCTGCAACCTCAGAGCCATCCCTGGACCTCGACAACCTGAAACTATTGGAG CTCATTGGCCGTGGGCGATATGGCTCAGTGTACAAAGGATCATTAGATGAGCGTCCTGTGGCAGTGAAAGTCTTCTCTTTCAACAACCGTCAAAACTTCATCAATGAAAGGAGTATTTACCGCACTCCTTTGCTGGAACATGATAACATAGCTCATTTCATTGTGGCTGATGAGAGAGTCACTTCAGATGGGCGTCTGGAATACCTTTTAGTAATGGAGTACTACGCAAAT GGATCTCTGTGCAAGTATTTGAGCGTACACACTAATGACTGGCTCAGCTCTTGTCGCCTGGCACACTCGGTAACCAAGGGACTGGCATATCTACACACAGAGTTATTACGAGGAG ATCACTACAAACCTGCTATTTCTCATCGTGACCTCAACAGTCGTAATGTTCTGGTGAAGAGTGATGGGTCCTGCGTTATCAGTGACTTTGGCTTGTCCATGCGCCTGACAGGAAACAGGCTGGTGAGGCCAGGAGATGAAGATAACGCAGCCATCAGTGAG GTTGGCACTATCCGTTACATGGCACCAGAGGTCTTAGAAGGGGCAGTGAACCTGAGAGACTGTGAGTCTGCATTGAAACAAGTGGACATGTATGCTCTGGGCTTGATCTATTGGGAGATCTTCATGAGATGCACGGACCTCTTTCCAG GAGAATCTGTGCCCGAATATCAGATGGCATTTCAGGCAGAAGCGGGTAACCACCCTACGTTTGAAGACATGCAAGTATTGGTGTCCAGAGAAAAGCAACGGCCAAAGTTTCCCGAGGCGTGGAAGGAGAACAGCCTG GCTGTAAGGTCTCTAAAAGAAACGATTGACGATTGCTGGGATCAGGATGCAGAGGCTCGTCTGACGGCACAATGTGCAGAAGAAAGGATGGCTGAGCTTATGATGATTTGGGAGAGGAACAAGTCAGTGAGCCCAACCATCAACCCAACATCTACAGCAGTGCAGAACGAACG tAATCTTTCACAAAGTCGGCGAATCCCAAAGATTGGACCATACCCTGATTATTCATCATCTTCTTTCATTGAAGACTCTGTGCACAATTCTGACAGCATACTGAAGAATATCTCATCTGAGACCTCAATGTCCAGCACTCCTCTTACCTCTGGTGAGAAGAACCGGAACTCCATTAATTACGAGCGTCAGCAGGCTCAGGCTCGCCTTCCCAGCCCAGAGACTAGTGTTACCAGCTTGTCAACCAACACTACCACTACCAACACTACCGGACTCACACCAAGTACTGGTATGACGACGATCTCTGAGGTTCAGCACTCAGATGAAGCTATGCATGGCATGCCGCCCACTGGGCCTACTCCTGTGTGTCTGCAGCTGACGGAGGAAGATTTAGAGACCAACAAGCTTGATCCAAAAGAGGTAGATAAGAATCTGAAGGAAAGTTCAGATGAGAACCTTATGGAACATTCTCTCAAACAGTTCAGTGGATCTGATCCTCTGAGTAGTACAAGCTCCAATTTGTTTTACCCACTGATAAAGCTGGCGGTGGAGTCCACAGGTCAACAGGACTTTACACAAGCAGGAAATGGCCAAGCTTGTTTAGTTCAGGATGTTCACCCTACACAACTCTATCCTCTTCCTAAGCAGCAAAACCTTCCCAAGAGACCTACCACCCTTCCACTTAATACTAAATCCTCTGGTAAAGAGTCCAGGCTTAAGTTTGGTAGCAAACACAAATCTAACTTGAAGCACGTTGAGACGGGAGTAGCCAAAATGAACACAGTGAGTGCAGCGGAACCTCATGTGGTGACAGTGACCACATCAACAATCGGGGGCAGGACAGGCTATGTGAACTCTCAAGGTCCTTTAGTCCAAAATTCTAATGCAGCCTTAGGACCCAGTACAAACTCAATGGCCCAAAGGGCCCAGGAGATGCTGCAGAGCCAGTTTAGAGGTGAGGATAGCCGCTTGAATATCAACTCTAGCCCTGATGAAAATGAGCCGTTATTGAGACGAGAACAGCAGGTTGGACAGGATGAATCTGTGCTGGACCGACTAGTGGAGAGAAGGGATCGCCCTTCGGAAAGCAGGGTGAACTCAAATAACAATAATAACAGCAGCAGTCAGTGTATACTACAGGACCCAGGGACGCAGGTTGCAGCTGTAGAACACAGGCCGCGCCACACAAGAAGAGCACAGAGGCCAAACTCTCTAGACTTGTCCAACTCCAGTATTATGGATAACTGCAGCACGCAGA GTGAGACTTTATCCGACAGTCGGGCTGGCTCAGGGGAGAAGATTAAGAAGAGAGTGAAGACGCCTTACTCCCTTAAAAGGTGGCGCCCCTCTACATGGGTCATCCCCACCGAACGCCAGGACTGTGAGGTCAACAACAATGGGGGCAGCGAATCTTTCAGCCACTCAAAATCGAGCACAGCTGTTTATCTTATAGATGGTGGCACGGCTACCGCTGCCCTTTCTAAGGATGCCAGAATGAGCTGCTTGTAA